Genomic segment of Mastomys coucha isolate ucsf_1 unplaced genomic scaffold, UCSF_Mcou_1 pScaffold23, whole genome shotgun sequence:
tggacacagaaaatgtgatcCATTTacaaatggaatactattcagctattaaaaatgaggagcTCACAAATTTTTCTGGCAAAATGATGGAATAAGAAGTTATcctcctgagtaaggtaacccagatccaaaccaacatgcatggtatatgcttactaataagtggatattagccacaaaatacAACATATCAATGATCCACACCATAGACCCAATGAAGCCAAACAAGAATGAAAGCACAAGGAAAAAAGATTTTATACTCACGTAGAAGGGGGAGTATAATATTCATCAAATGGCAGATGAAGAGCAAGGTAGTGTATGGGGAGAGTTTCAGAATCAGATATGGGGAGGGTCAGGAGAGATTGCCAGATGGTCATGGGAATGGATGAAAATCTGAAACTGATAGTCGTGTAGAGGTTGGGGGCATCTACAGGacatgacagagacctgggataagggagaagcccaagaatcaatgggggttaCCTTAGTTGTGTCACACAGAATTGGGGAAATAGAACTTGAAGAGGGCACCACCTCTAcccaggcaggaactccagtgATGTGATAGGGACACtaaaccacccacaaaacttctGACCCAAAATTTACCATGCTTACGATTAGTGTAGGCACAGGGaatggaacaaagactgagacAAAAGCCAACCAATAAGGTGtgcaaattgagacccatcctatggggaAGCACTAATTGTTGACACTATTGATACTCtgtcatgcttgcagacaggagtctagcatgattgttctctgagaagctccactcAACAGCTGACTCAAATGGATACAGGtacccacaaacaaacaatagaTGGAGATTGAGGATtcttatgaaagagttgggagaaggatttcAGGCTAAAGGAGATAGGTACTTCACAAGAAGGCCAATACAGTCTACTATCCTGGATgtttggagctctcagagactgaaccaccaccTAAAGAGGACACAAAGTGACATACATGAAcagttcctgtctaaaagaactgcaggaacaaaaatggagaagggactgaaagaagGGCAGTCTAATGACCtgctcaacttgggatccatctcataggaGGGTACATATACTAAAAATTAGGAATCCTTATCCTGAGAGACATTGCAGATGTTGCTGCTGTATCACATGTGTGTCAGTGTCAGAGAGGATAGAGGTCAtgtctatgctcagtgttctgatGTGTGTACATCTGAATTATTAGTAGCTTGTTTGCAGAGGTTGCTGGATAGCCAGCCCGAAGGGTGTGAATGTCAGAGATCCAGTGTGGTGACCATCCCAGATACCTCCCAGGagcagatccagggctttgaattagCCTACCCAAACATCTAATTATGTTGGTGAACTGTTAAAATGTATAAAggagatccaaaactacaggatctctaAGACATGGGGCAAAAACATGACATGCAAGAGGAATCCCAGTGAATTCAAGTATTGACATAGGAGCATAAGTCAGATGCCTTCTACCAGAGTGTGAttcattgcaataaacatttgcaagcaaataaTTATGAACAAAAGGAAATATTATGGGACACACTATAGCTTTTTATTCTGTCGGGGAGATTTCAGGTGTATGGGGCAGGtatgaggaaagggaaagaagattgggattggggttcatgatgtgaaattcacaaagaaccattaaacatttttaacaaagtAATCAATTTTTCCAATTCAAATAATTATGtccagtttattttctttgtaacttAAGAGTAACATGGGGATTCATTATAGAAATGGTATTCATATTTTGAATGTAAGTCCAATAATTCATATAATCAGAAGCAATGATGAGAACATTGACTTGGGGATTGGTTAAGAAACTGACAAGGCTGAATTCTCCTTTTCAGTAGACATGGGTATTAAGGATTTGCACACTTGGGATTTTGATGGCATTGTCATGCTAGTATAATTAAAATCCTTGAATATTGAGCCCCAGAGACCCAAAAACTATAGAAGTCTCTCTGTGATTCCTTTAGGTTTACTATGCCAGCCTTAAAATAATATCCAAGCTTTTTCCTACAAATGATCCTTCTTAATCAAAAGTCAGTTAACCCTGCGGTGTTTTATGACTTTCACAAGAACACATCTATGATCAACATTCAGGTAAGATGTTTATCATGACTCCACTTGAATCCAAGCAGACAACTAAAATCCATTTGGAAATATATGGGATTGTAGCTGGACTTTATCAGTAGAATATCATGTTGGTTATTAGTGAGAAGTCtataaaagtagaaacaataaagcatCATCTGAAAAGAATATAAGGCTTCTCCCAAATCTCTGTCTTCAACCTGACACATGCTTATATACATCTACACTAATGGTTATCAGCCTCCATTTGGCTAAACTCAATAGCTCCAATTTCCTGTCAAACAAAACAGTGTGTCTTATAGACCATGATGTTTGCTATTAAATTTTGCAAATTGTGCTTTCATTGTTGTTCATTCATCGAGGAGGGGTTTCATTAAAGGATTAATTCATAAAAACTTGCTAAGGAAGTATCAGAGAATATATGGATTAATACAAGAAATGTATTTACTAACAAATATGAAGCTTAGAATTCAAAGAACAAAGTTATGGAGTTAATGATCCAAACATCTTACTCTTGcaatttctattactttcagaGCACTCAACAACATGGGAGCTGTAAATCAAACAATTATATCAGAATTCATTCTTCTGGGGCTTAGTGATGATCCAGCTCTGCTGCCTTTCATCTTTACCCTGTTCCTGTCCATATATCTGATTGCCACCTTAGGAAATTTGCTCATTGTTCTGGCTGTTAGCTCTGACTCCCAACTACACACACCTATGTACTTCTTTCTCTCTAACCTGTCAGTTAATGACATCTGTTTAATCAATACCACAATCCCAAAGATGTTGGTGAACATTCAAGGGGAGGATCACACCATCACATACACAGGATGTCTCTCTCAAGTCTACCTCATCTTGAATTTTGCTGGTATAGAAAACTGTCTCCTGGCagtgatggcctatgaccgctatgttgcTATCTGTCACCCTCTGAAATATACAGTTATCATGAATCAATATTTATGTGTGAAGTTGCTgctcttctctctgttcctcagtATTGGGCATGCTTTGTTCCACACTTTGATGGTGATGCTGCTGTCTTTCTGCACAAAAGTTGAAATACCCCACTTCTTCTGTGAGCTGgctcagatcatcagacttgCCTGCTCTGACAATTTTATCAATTATCTGCTAGTATACACAGTGTCTGTTCTATTTTTTGGTGTTCCTGTCTTTGGGATCATTTTGTCTTATATTCACATTGTATCCtcagttttaaaaatgtcatcattGGGAGGGAAGTATAAAGCCTTTTCAACATGTGGGTCTCATTTGTCAGTTGTGTCCCTGTTTTATGGCACAGGTTTTGGGGTACACATAAGCTCTGCATTTACTGACTCTCCAAGGAAGACTGTAGTGGCTTCAGTGATGTATACTGTGGTCACTCAGATGCTGAACCCCTTTATCTACAGCCtaagaaacaaagagataaagaaagcctTCAGGAAAATCACTAGTAGGATAccatttcttttgtaataaatcatttatatttcagttttagGATAAGAAAAACTTTCATAAGACTTTATGAATCAACAGGTTTAGCTCTGAtgcttttctaaagaaaattcaTGTATTATGTTCCTCAAAAGGAGGTCTTTAAGCTGAGgttgtaattttaataaaaacattttccataAAATCAGGGAAGTATATATGGGGTAGACATTATCTTTCATTAAAATTCTAGCAACATTTTGAGAATGATTTACATCTGATTCCATAGTTAGATCCCTGTGAATTGAATACTGGCATTATCTATATAGTATCATATAGAAGTGAAATTTTGTACACTAGAAAGCAATGGCTGataattgtttttatatattttgttgttatttaaaattaaaatctaagtaCATTAGTCTATATGAAGACATGTATGAGTACAAGAATAAGCACTTAAACCTGAGTTAACAATTATGTTTGTTTAGTAATCTAGTatttgtaggttctcctccaaggtCCCTGACCTCTCTAATATTGTGTAGTTGACTAGCTTTACAGTACCAGGAATAGTTTCCCTTCTATTGAGTAAGCCAATAAGTAAGTCTTTTTCTGAAGCAACCATCATATCTGTAATATTTGGGTCATTAATGTTAAGATTATGCACTGATGGTAAGATAGCAGTGGCTCAAGATACTGTTGTGACACATAAATCTGTCCCTTGCAGTTGCTTTCATTTGGAATAAGAAATTTCAGATTATATAGTAAACCAAATAGGAGAGGTTATCAGATACTTTACAACTGTTAGCAAGTATATTGATCAAAGATTTGTATTTTATTCAATCCTCTATCCTATACTTTCATTTAACAATTGACTCTCTTCCAGTCACAATCTAACACAGTGTCATAGACAGAACTTTGGGGAGGTTTCACTGTGCCATTGATATTTAGCTTTTATATGCACAGTATATATGTATTCTGGGTCACAAAAATTGGTTTCAATTATTATCTAATTTGGGATATAGATGGATATTATTTGTTTGTAATAAAGCAACTTCAACAGATAAACTTTTTTCCAGAATATCTGTGTAGGTCGTAAGTATTATTATACAGTTCCTTGTAGGacagttaaagaaataaaacaaaatgattttaaaatgagttattatatctataaatataatatttttgggTTGATATAACCAGCATTTGTTAATTTATGTAAACTGTGGCATTGTACATTTTATGTAACACTTTTTGGACCCAAATGCATTAAAACTATACCCATTTAAAATTCTTTGCAGACTGGTATGATAATATGGTTTTCTTTCAAAGATCAGATTTTGATATGACTTCCTACCTATTCTTGAATTTACAACCCTTCCTTCTGCATCCCAAAGTGATATATTGTAAGCATTCATCACCACATTGGCTCAATGTGCTCCTTTTGACATTATTACACCTCTAATGAAACTTTGCGATTTTCATCTTTAAGTATCAAAATAAGTCATGCTGTCCATTTCAATAGTTACCTTGTATATTTCAGTCTGTATAGTTTCATATTTCATTTGATgacattaaaaatgaagaacCATTATGATAATGATGTTGTGttactgattttcttttattatgtgtaAGGGTGTTGCATATTCTTCCACATGTCTTGTGAAGAgattagaattttcttttattttggatgTAGTATTGCTAAGTTTTTCATAATTTGGTATTTCCACAAGATCTTAAAAGTTTATGAATCAGTACAGAAGCCCCATATGTAATTTTGGCTTTGCAAATTAAGCTTACAAATATTTTTGTCTATTCTGATAATATTTTAGGTATAAAATCAAATCTATAGTatcatatatttcattttctgtaagaCACAATTAACATATTTAGTACCACTTACAATCATCTAttgaaatttataaatttataatattgaGCTGATTAtgtgttttgtaaataaaattaattcatcaTACTGTTTTTATCTAGTTGTAATAGTGGTGTTTTATGAAAAGCATGTGGGGGGAGAAGAGCCAAGAAATATTATATTCTGGGCAAGGCTGCAATCATGAACTCATGGGGATGGCAGATGCATGTACTAAGTTAGTGTAAAAATGGATCATCATCAGTTAGGCATCAATGTAACAGGGATTCATGAGTCCCTGACAGTCATTTCTGATCTTTTCTTGTCACTATAATTTAAGGATGAAGAAGATATTGCCATCAGTTGTACCTACTGATAATGCCACAAGACTGTAATAGGTACTGTTAGTCCAATGAACCACAGCCTTAATTAATGACACCAAGCAAAACTGCAATTCATAGTCTTGCAAAGGGACTATGGGGAATAGAAAATTTGATTTGAATGGAAAGAAGATAGAAAACAGTAGTGGAAGAGGGCTTTGTGAATttattatacacatgtataaaattgatcaataaaagacaaaaaagaggCAGAACCACACagtgaaagacagagacaggcagaagcagagagagaaagaaagagggaaagtgcAGAAATACAATAGGACAGTAGTTCTGGGAAGTAAGCTAATGTCAGTTGCCTTTCAGATTGATCTTTATTAGGAAAATCCTGGGACTATAGTGTGTGAAGTCATTATTGGTCTTTACATGGAAAAGCAGttaggagaaataaaatataggaGAGGCAGCTTGATGAGTCCTTGAAGGGAGACAGCCACTCTTCTTACAGAAACCCAGAAAGGAGTTATATGAGGATAGAAAGCTTGATGTGGGAGAATATTAAGGAAGATAGATGACACATAATACACAAGAGGGGTCCTATGGGAAAAAATaagccagcttttttttttctgaagaaaacaaaaccaaccaaccaaacaaacaaacaaaggaacattTTACATTATAGATTTTCAAGTATGTACTGCAAATTCCACACAGCATCATTTAGTCTGCCCTAATTAAAATACCAAAAGATAGGAAGGCAATGATAGAGACTAAACATGATTTAAGATTGTCAGGATACTAAGGGCCAGGGCAACTAGGATTTTTCAGCTGCAACTGAGTCTTAGAGGACTGCAAAGAATGGGAAACAGGTTTTGGGTAGcatgacttctggaagaggaagaaaagcatcAGCAGGCCATGTAAGCTAATGCTTTGTGGTTTGTACATATTGTTAATTTAATCTATAAAAACATGccattttttaaactaatttgtTGTATGTAGTTGATGCCTATGTGCAGCAgctttgttttaatatatttatatttaactcGTTGGTGTTTACCTGCTGAACCAGTACTGAGTTAATCTTAATAAaattcccatttttttctctatgaTTGAGCCTGAAATTACTGGATATAGATCTTCATATCTCATGAGAAACAGAtatctacatttattttaattcacttaGTTAAAAATACCTTTAACATGACACCACTCATGAATGAGCACTCTCTTAATTTATGAATTGATATTTTTAAGTAACTATACTTTTTGTACCACTATGCCATGCTTTCATCAGACACCCAAATCTAATCTATAGATAATAAGAAAGGAACCCTAAAAAATTTCAGTAAGAATGGGAGATAAACCTCCACCCTAGATTAATGAGTTACTGATAATGTACAGATTTTGCAATAGGTTAGGATGACCTACACCCACGGGGCTATATAGGAATGTATTTTCCATGTTAATTGCTGTGCAGGCAGCACCAAGTGCTGGCAGGATAATTGATACTGTCTTTTGTATGACCCATTACCTGCCTTCTACATGTAAATACTTATCTCTTCCCCAACTGCCCCAAAAGAGGAAAAAGCAAGCTGCTGAGGGGAGAGGGCATTGTTCATGTTAAGCTCTGGATCATCTCAGAATGAGTAAGCTGTGGCACCACTCCCACTACGCtaacagcttttaaaatttatttatttatttatttatttatttttgtatatgaaaGAAATACTGCTTTTGTTAAATAAAGAGCTGGTAGCTGAACTTGAGGCAGTACCACAAGGCAGAATGACTGGGCAGAGAGAAGGATCAGCAGAAATaccaggcagaaggaagaggaaggaaatagGACAATGCATGGGTAGGAATGAAGGagggaaataaagagagagagagcaaaatggCAGAGACACAGTGACAGAAATTTCAGGTATATTTTAGATGACTGGTTGAAGGACTGCCCCAGCAAAATGGCCAACAGCCTTAATCTATATAGACATCTTGGTGTCTTTATTGTTAAACCACAAGTGGAACCCCAAAAGTACTGCAATGGCAATCATGCTGTAATTTATAGCTTGTATTTATATGATATTCAGAACGAATTGGTGATACTGTTTGCCTTGGCAGATATTAAGATAATCTCTTGTTTTATTTACCTATTAACTTTTACACATTTCAAGTTATTTGcccacataaatataataatgatcTCATTACTCTCTTAATAGCTAAAAACAAGCTTAGCAAGAATTCTGGTGTAAATATCTCCCTAccctcatatgtatatatgtgtttgtgtgtgttagacTTAAAATTTTGTCCAAGTAAAAAGCAATTCAACTGCTTTTTGCCACAACTTTCATGTGGCCATTATGAAACAGAGAAATATGACAATCCCTTCTCCCAACCAGTATAAATTACTCTATACCCTCAGATAATAGCATGCATCCCATTCTGGCTAATAATCAACGTTTAACCtgctttaaatagaaaaatataaggaCCTTAAATAAACTAgcattcttttttgaaaatagttCTTATTCAGGGTCATTTTAACCACCTGGAAAAATTATGCATTTCTTAAGAAGAGGGATAGAGTGCAGTATAGCAGGAAACCCAGTGTGTTTCCCATTAACCTACTCTTAAAGGTATGTTCTTCCAAATGGCTGGTTGTAAGTCAGGGTTGTCTCCTAATGTTATAGGATCCTAATGGCTGGTGTAGAACGCATATTAATAAGAATATAGAAAAACACTAAGTTAAATGTTTCATCAAGAAGCAGTTAGCTCATGTCAGCTGATATTAGTGGATAAGAGTTGGAGGACCAGCCAGCTCCCACTAGCTCTCATGTCAACTCTATGTGTAGCAGATAAGAATGAAGTAatagtgggactaggcacacaggaactccaccagcccagtggctctggttccttcaagtctctctgggctggtgtcctgagcagaattcgggctcaagctccacagccagtcccacaacacccagaggaagttccactcccaggtgctctaacatgcccaggatcacaggatcccagaatcacaggatcccagagacagcttgactctgagaagttctgacataaccaggatcacaggaaggacaggctccagtcagatttagcaaggacaggtagcactagagataaccagatgggggggagcataagaaaataaacaacacaaatcaaggttatttggcatcatcagaacccaattctcccaccatagcaagtcctggacacaccatcacaccagaaaagcaagattcagatataaaatcacttctcacaatgatgatacaggactttaagaaagacgtaaatagcaccctaaaagaaatacaggagaacacaggtaaacagctagaagcccttcaagagttaatgcaaaaatcccttaaagaacaacaggaaaacacaatcaaaaaggttaagaaaatgagcaaaaacatccagaatctaaaagtggaaatagaaacaataaagaaatcagaaagagagacaaccctggagatgagaaacctaggaaagaaatcgggagttatagatgcaaacatcaccaacagaatacaagagatagaagagagaatatcagggacagaagacaccttagaaaacattgacacaacagtcaaagaaaatgcaaaaagcaaaaagctcctaacacaaaacatccaagaaatccaggatgcaatgagaagaccaaacctaaggataataggcatagaagagagtgaagattcccaatgtaaagggccagtaaatatcttcaacaaaattatagaagaaaacttccctaacctaaagaaatagattcctatatatacaagaagcctacagaactccaaatagactggaccagaaaagaaattcctcccatcacataataatcaaaacaccaaatgcaccaaacaaagaaaggattttaaaagcagcaagggaaaaaggtcaagtaacatataaaggcaggcctatcagaattacaccagacttctcaccagagactatgaaagctagaagatcctgggcagatgtcatacagaccctataagaacacaaatgccagcccagactactatacacagcaaaactctcaaataccatagatggagaaaacaagatattccatgacaaaagaaaatttacaaaatatctttccacaaatccagccctacaaaggataatagatggaaaacatcaacataaggaacaaaattccaccctagaagaagcaagaaagtaatctttcaacaaatccacacaaacctagttccacctcttacaaaaaaaaaaaaaccaacaggaagtgacaatttgaaaattaatattaccaatgtatcctaatcgattgaaatccaaaaatatgacgaattagaaatttattgattgcCATCcattggtctctctaatttggtaattggggaaataggttcaatattgtacaatctatatacattttcaacttgtttgttcataacagtgtcttgttgtgtataacacaagggtcttgaaatcttgcttctcttatctcagcttctctattagtagtattgtttatttcatgtttttatactatactatggttttcagaacagtttatatatttcaaaagtatttatatacccaaaagaaacatagaaaattaactagggaggtggcttgtaagagaataacaaagagtgagactgaatgctttgcttgatgtttgtaactcttttatcaagtttcaagaagaggactttataag
This window contains:
- the LOC116072395 gene encoding putative gustatory receptor clone PTE38, producing the protein MGAVNQTIISEFILLGLSDDPALLPFIFTLFLSIYLIATLGNLLIVLAVSSDSQLHTPMYFFLSNLSVNDICLINTTIPKMLVNIQGEDHTITYTGCLSQVYLILNFAGIENCLLAVMAYDRYVAICHPLKYTVIMNQYLCVKLLLFSLFLSIGHALFHTLMVMLLSFCTKVEIPHFFCELAQIIRLACSDNFINYLLVYTVSVLFFGVPVFGIILSYIHIVSSVLKMSSLGGKYKAFSTCGSHLSVVSLFYGTGFGVHISSAFTDSPRKTVVASVMYTVVTQMLNPFIYSLRNKEIKKAFRKITSRIPFLL